In Amycolatopsis coloradensis, one genomic interval encodes:
- a CDS encoding DMT family transporter gives MAGCAPPGGVAATLGALQPLLVALLALPMLRVRTPAPILLASIVGAGGVALLTLTAEARLDPIGLAAMLAAVGLMAVSLILTKKWGRPEHPLAMTGWQLTLGGVVLAPATLLFEGLPDSLTTANLLGYAYIGIVTTALAYPLWFRGIDRLAPASVSLLTLTNPLVATAAGFLVLGQTLTGWQLTGFAIALTALTLSQTLRSPR, from the coding sequence GTGGCTGGATGTGCACCGCCCGGCGGAGTCGCCGCGACCCTCGGCGCCCTCCAACCGCTGCTGGTCGCCTTGCTCGCGCTGCCGATGCTCCGCGTCCGGACACCGGCGCCGATCCTGCTCGCCTCGATCGTCGGCGCCGGTGGTGTCGCCCTGCTGACCCTTACGGCGGAAGCCCGCCTCGACCCGATCGGCTTGGCCGCCATGCTCGCCGCCGTCGGGCTCATGGCCGTTTCCCTGATCCTGACCAAGAAATGGGGCCGTCCCGAGCATCCGCTGGCGATGACCGGCTGGCAGCTGACCTTGGGCGGCGTCGTCCTGGCCCCGGCGACGCTCCTGTTCGAAGGTCTCCCGGACTCGCTGACGACCGCGAACCTGCTCGGCTACGCCTACATCGGCATCGTCACCACCGCGCTGGCCTATCCGCTGTGGTTCCGCGGCATCGACCGCCTCGCCCCGGCGTCGGTCTCCCTGCTGACGCTGACCAACCCCCTCGTCGCCACGGCCGCCGGGTTCCTGGTGCTCGGCCAGACCCTCACCGGTTGGCAGCTCACCGGAT
- a CDS encoding Crp/Fnr family transcriptional regulator, producing the protein MTGSPTGDHGGFGTWGRLTPAEQAALRRAGHVKVWRPGQILALQGSPPTSMFVVLHGWVKISATNYRGENAPLAARGPAEIVGELAPISGLPRSATMSAIDEVRTLVVPREKFLGVLRDRPRIAEEIFRTAAIRLQQSDRLRLEAGGPDFPQRLAAVLLELALQHAVDWTDGQQVDLRFNQGELAGFARVSRSTLIRGLEELRRLGVVRTARQRVTITRPRALRELAAGRPPPPAEA; encoded by the coding sequence ATGACCGGTTCTCCAACGGGTGATCACGGGGGCTTCGGAACCTGGGGGCGGCTGACGCCCGCGGAGCAGGCCGCTCTCCGGCGCGCGGGCCATGTGAAGGTGTGGCGGCCAGGTCAGATCCTCGCCCTCCAGGGCAGTCCGCCCACCAGTATGTTCGTCGTCCTCCACGGCTGGGTGAAGATCAGCGCCACCAACTATCGCGGCGAGAACGCGCCGCTCGCCGCCCGCGGTCCCGCGGAGATCGTGGGCGAGCTGGCCCCGATCAGCGGACTCCCCCGGTCCGCCACCATGTCGGCGATCGACGAGGTGCGCACCCTCGTCGTGCCGAGGGAGAAGTTCCTCGGCGTCCTGCGGGACCGGCCGCGTATCGCGGAAGAGATCTTCCGTACCGCGGCGATCCGGCTGCAGCAGTCCGACAGGCTGCGACTCGAAGCCGGCGGGCCGGATTTCCCGCAACGCCTCGCCGCGGTCCTCCTGGAGCTGGCGTTGCAGCACGCCGTCGACTGGACGGACGGGCAGCAGGTCGATCTCCGGTTCAACCAAGGGGAATTGGCGGGCTTCGCGCGCGTCTCACGCAGCACCCTGATCCGCGGCCTCGAAGAACTCCGGCGGCTGGGTGTCGTGCGCACCGCGCGTCAGCGCGTCACCATCACCCGTCCTCGCGCCTTACGGGAATTGGCGGCCGGGCGGCCACCGCCGCCCGCCGAGGCCTGA
- a CDS encoding phosphocholine-specific phospholipase C, which produces MRRRTLLKAAGAASAFTLLPASVRQALAAEAPTGGLDVIEHVVVFMQENRSFDHYLGTLRGVRGFADPAAIKLPSGASVFQQPDGAGTLLPYAIDDQFMADVDHSWSGGHRAWNKGRHDAWRAAKGVRSLTYHRRSALPFYHELADAFTVCDAYHCSEMGPTNPNRMYLFTGKLGFEPDGTTRAIGNDAWQNPGHTGYTWKTYAERLQAAGRSWRVYQEWDNYGDNSLDYFSSFLAVGTKALSKVKDSAGKAFPKLEYFYYALDSASAAERTRLLDGLAAGVATLTATERALYDRGLARVAPKQLPVAFKADVDAGRLPSVSWIVAPESQTEHPAWGPNTGAELVKSILDTIASKPGVWNKTLFLLTYDEDGGFFDHMPPPAPPASDDEGKSSVATTDEFVSGEPIGLGVRVPMFVISPWSRGGKVCSEVFDHTSVLRFLERWSGVAEPNISPWRRTVCGDLTSALDTTAPNATYPALTEPVPTSGPWNTQPQPPSVQKLPVPETGVRPARPLPYRLAASGRVTAERFWIDFANTGTAGAHFSVYANAHRTDGPWRYTLGGNATLSDYWQVGSPEGAYDLTAHGPNGFLRRFAGNRITATTGGAPNPEVVLRPGSGVVYLTMTNAGAACELTVRTGNRGGGPWTYTVAPGAKVEDWFSTEGGMGGWYDLTVQGPDGFLRRFAGHVETGAESISDPVMGSGPLAATVRSADSQETVGESGAATNAVDGDPATHWHTKWSGGEDPLPHEIQLDLGADRTVTGLAYLPRQDGSGHGRVGAYEVCLSTDGSVWGSPVATGTFADDAARKTLRFWPTRARYVRFRALTEAGGRGPWTSAAEVTPLGWT; this is translated from the coding sequence GTGCGCCGTCGTACCCTGCTGAAGGCCGCTGGTGCGGCTTCCGCTTTCACCTTGCTTCCGGCGAGCGTCCGGCAGGCGCTCGCCGCCGAGGCGCCGACGGGCGGGCTCGACGTCATCGAGCATGTCGTGGTGTTCATGCAGGAGAACCGGTCGTTCGACCATTATCTGGGGACGCTGCGCGGTGTGCGGGGATTCGCCGATCCGGCCGCGATCAAACTGCCTTCCGGGGCCTCGGTCTTCCAGCAGCCCGACGGCGCGGGAACGCTGCTGCCGTACGCGATCGACGACCAGTTCATGGCCGACGTCGACCACAGCTGGTCCGGCGGGCACCGGGCGTGGAACAAGGGCCGCCACGACGCGTGGCGCGCGGCCAAGGGTGTTCGCTCGCTGACTTATCACCGGCGTTCGGCGCTGCCGTTCTATCACGAACTCGCCGACGCGTTCACCGTCTGCGATGCCTACCACTGCTCGGAAATGGGGCCGACCAACCCGAACCGGATGTATCTGTTCACCGGCAAACTCGGCTTCGAGCCGGACGGCACGACCCGCGCGATCGGCAATGACGCGTGGCAGAACCCCGGGCACACCGGCTACACCTGGAAGACCTACGCCGAGCGGCTTCAGGCCGCGGGCCGCAGTTGGCGGGTGTATCAGGAATGGGACAATTACGGCGACAATTCGCTGGACTATTTCAGCAGTTTTCTTGCCGTCGGCACCAAGGCCTTGTCGAAGGTGAAGGACTCCGCGGGCAAAGCCTTCCCGAAGCTGGAGTACTTCTACTACGCCCTGGATTCGGCCTCGGCCGCCGAACGGACCCGGCTGCTCGACGGACTGGCCGCGGGGGTGGCGACCTTGACCGCGACCGAGCGCGCTCTGTACGACCGGGGCCTGGCCAGGGTCGCGCCGAAGCAGTTGCCGGTCGCCTTCAAGGCCGATGTCGACGCGGGCAGGCTGCCGTCGGTGTCGTGGATCGTCGCGCCGGAATCGCAGACCGAACATCCCGCGTGGGGGCCCAACACCGGGGCCGAGTTGGTGAAGTCGATCCTCGACACGATCGCCTCGAAACCCGGCGTGTGGAACAAGACCTTGTTCCTGCTGACCTACGACGAGGACGGCGGCTTCTTCGACCACATGCCACCGCCCGCCCCACCCGCCTCGGACGACGAGGGCAAGAGTTCCGTGGCCACGACCGACGAATTCGTCTCCGGTGAGCCGATCGGGCTGGGGGTGCGGGTGCCCATGTTCGTCATCTCGCCGTGGAGCCGGGGCGGGAAGGTGTGCTCGGAGGTCTTCGACCACACCTCAGTGTTGCGGTTCCTGGAACGGTGGAGCGGCGTCGCCGAGCCGAACATCTCGCCGTGGCGGCGCACCGTATGCGGCGACCTGACTTCGGCGCTGGACACCACGGCGCCGAACGCGACCTATCCGGCGCTGACCGAACCGGTGCCGACGAGCGGGCCCTGGAACACTCAGCCGCAGCCGCCTTCCGTGCAGAAGCTTCCGGTGCCGGAGACCGGTGTCCGGCCCGCAAGGCCCTTGCCTTACCGGTTGGCGGCTTCCGGACGAGTGACGGCCGAGCGGTTCTGGATCGACTTCGCCAACACCGGAACCGCGGGCGCTCATTTCTCCGTGTACGCCAACGCGCACCGCACCGATGGGCCTTGGCGCTACACACTCGGCGGGAACGCGACGCTCTCGGACTACTGGCAGGTGGGTTCGCCGGAGGGCGCGTACGACCTCACCGCGCACGGCCCCAACGGTTTCCTGAGGCGGTTCGCGGGCAATCGGATCACCGCGACCACCGGCGGCGCGCCGAATCCGGAAGTCGTGCTGCGGCCGGGTTCCGGCGTCGTGTACCTGACGATGACCAACGCCGGCGCGGCGTGCGAGCTGACCGTGCGCACCGGCAACCGGGGTGGCGGACCGTGGACGTACACGGTCGCCCCAGGCGCGAAGGTCGAGGACTGGTTCAGCACCGAAGGCGGCATGGGCGGCTGGTACGACCTGACCGTTCAGGGGCCGGACGGCTTCCTTCGCCGCTTCGCGGGGCATGTCGAGACGGGCGCCGAGAGCATCAGCGACCCGGTAATGGGCTCCGGGCCGCTCGCCGCCACCGTCCGCTCGGCCGACAGCCAGGAGACCGTGGGCGAGTCCGGCGCCGCCACGAACGCCGTCGACGGTGATCCCGCCACCCACTGGCACACCAAGTGGTCCGGCGGGGAAGACCCGCTGCCCCACGAAATCCAGCTCGATCTGGGCGCCGACCGCACTGTCACCGGCCTGGCCTACCTGCCGCGCCAGGACGGTTCCGGCCACGGCCGCGTCGGTGCGTACGAGGTCTGCCTGAGCACCGACGGGTCCGTTTGGGGAAGCCCCGTCGCCACGGGTACCTTTGCCGACGACGCCGCCCGGAAGACCCTGCGGTTCTGGCCCACTCGGGCGCGCTACGTGCGGTTCCGCGCCCTCACCGAGGCGGGCGGGCGCGGCCCGTGGACGTCGGCGGCGGAGGTCACCCCGCTCGGCTGGACGTGA
- a CDS encoding aKG-HExxH-type peptide beta-hydroxylase, whose protein sequence is MFHRLSWRDFDALARLDGDEEMARRLRRAERSRRKLLIHALLTEATKTADHSGPLPPLDSAWELLARAEARAPKAVNRMLTNPYTGSWAGYTTRLLRNGIDGIGPLWIHLGHAHAIAAAAAIRAELDFETAIPAWHGNAMLPSLGMARFPGTAAFSSAIVRGENGRYFVSNAETTVRLPGSPDADAPGWWGIRRVRSQVGTHRFSLWLDDLDPYRGLYEPVPPERLPGKELADWQRLIDEACRLITAHLPGLARIMPVGLASLVPKPQVLFRNPSASTGEAFGSAVVGLPADGASLAETLIHEFQHIVLGGLLHLVELYEPDPRERIYVTWRDDPRPVSGALQGVYAFFGVTAFWRALAHAGHSPRRSGFEFAFWREQTWRTLRVLRADPTLTDAGRRFLDDITERLGPWQDEPVPAEAGELAAAAGRDHLAGWRARHLRPDPAVVTELAAAWLSGRPRPPATLDAPDLPPTPVPDGAWSHARTDLIRLAVGGTPLSPDGRPPAVPGATAADLAYTAGDFLEAIRGYRRELATDPDRPNSLVGLGLALAARGQHPAARALLHCPELVRAVHRSLRAVPRPPTVEQLAVWIGQFVAG, encoded by the coding sequence GTGTTCCACCGGTTGTCGTGGCGGGACTTCGACGCGCTGGCGCGCCTTGACGGCGACGAGGAAATGGCCCGGCGGCTGCGGCGGGCCGAGCGAAGCCGTCGCAAACTGCTGATCCACGCGTTGCTGACCGAGGCCACGAAGACAGCGGACCATTCGGGTCCCCTGCCACCGTTGGATTCCGCCTGGGAACTGCTCGCACGTGCGGAAGCACGAGCACCCAAGGCAGTGAACCGGATGCTCACCAATCCGTACACCGGCAGCTGGGCGGGCTACACGACTCGTTTGCTACGCAACGGAATCGACGGCATCGGTCCTTTGTGGATACATCTGGGCCACGCGCACGCGATCGCGGCGGCAGCGGCGATCCGGGCGGAGCTGGACTTCGAGACGGCCATCCCGGCCTGGCACGGCAACGCCATGCTCCCTTCCCTCGGCATGGCGAGATTTCCCGGTACCGCGGCGTTCTCTTCGGCTATCGTACGAGGCGAGAACGGCCGGTACTTCGTCTCGAACGCCGAAACGACGGTCCGCCTGCCCGGATCACCCGACGCCGATGCCCCGGGCTGGTGGGGAATCCGGCGAGTCCGGAGCCAGGTCGGCACGCACCGGTTCTCCCTGTGGCTGGACGATCTCGACCCCTATCGGGGGCTCTACGAACCGGTCCCACCGGAAAGGCTGCCTGGCAAGGAATTGGCGGATTGGCAACGGCTGATCGACGAAGCGTGCCGCCTGATCACCGCCCATCTCCCCGGTTTGGCCCGCATCATGCCCGTGGGGCTTGCCTCATTGGTGCCGAAACCCCAGGTGCTCTTCCGGAATCCGAGCGCGTCGACCGGGGAGGCGTTCGGCAGCGCGGTGGTCGGCCTGCCCGCCGACGGCGCGTCCCTCGCGGAGACCTTGATCCACGAGTTCCAGCACATCGTGCTCGGCGGTCTGCTGCATCTGGTCGAATTGTACGAGCCGGATCCCCGTGAACGGATCTACGTGACGTGGCGGGACGATCCACGGCCCGTGAGCGGTGCCCTGCAAGGGGTCTACGCCTTCTTCGGGGTCACCGCGTTCTGGCGCGCGCTGGCCCATGCCGGTCACAGCCCCCGGCGCTCCGGCTTCGAATTCGCGTTCTGGCGCGAGCAGACGTGGCGCACCTTGCGGGTCCTGCGCGCGGACCCGACACTGACCGACGCCGGACGCCGGTTCCTCGATGACATAACCGAACGCCTCGGCCCCTGGCAGGACGAGCCCGTGCCGGCGGAGGCAGGCGAACTGGCCGCGGCCGCCGGCCGGGATCACCTCGCCGGCTGGCGGGCCCGCCACCTGCGGCCGGACCCGGCCGTGGTGACCGAGCTGGCGGCGGCATGGCTCAGTGGCAGGCCGAGGCCACCCGCCACACTCGACGCCCCGGACCTTCCCCCGACTCCGGTACCGGACGGAGCCTGGTCCCACGCCAGAACGGACCTGATCCGGCTCGCCGTCGGTGGCACACCGCTGTCGCCGGACGGACGCCCGCCGGCGGTGCCCGGCGCCACCGCCGCGGATCTCGCTTACACCGCGGGCGATTTCCTCGAAGCAATCCGGGGCTACCGGCGGGAACTCGCCACGGACCCGGACCGGCCGAACTCCCTGGTCGGGCTGGGCCTCGCGCTCGCCGCACGAGGCCAACACCCCGCCGCCCGCGCCTTGCTGCACTGCCCCGAACTCGTCCGGGCCGTGCATCGGTCCTTGCGAGCCGTTCCACGGCCACCGACCGTGGAACAGCTCGCCGTCTGGATCGGGCAGTTTGTTGCTGGTTGA
- a CDS encoding acyltransferase family protein, which produces MAALSRAAVAMGQGVAMALAQVEETVPLRPAPAEPRVQRPDIQGLRALAVGLVIVYHLRPEWLPGGFVGVDVFFVISGYLIIGTLAGELRRTGTIRLREFYARRIRRLLPAASVVLLSTVLVTWLVLPISRWPAIMSDVLTSALNVQNWALAAQSADYAHATAAASPVQHFWSLSVEEQFYLVIPLVLLVCARLAHRAGPKAARHAVTAVAIVTAASFVFSVVYSELDHGRAYFVTPTRMWELGLGGLAAMTVHRIRLKVGVRLLVGWSGMVAVVVSSFVLTTAMAFPGYVALLPTLGTVGLLLAGVVAADQRVARPEVALVLGLQPLRYVGDISYSLYLWHWPVIVVVLQLAGSSELTRRQAVGAFVLSLALAMVSKHVVEDAFRGGRTARPPFRRRAPRLRSAYLLGAALVAATTVVATVPWQYASAELDRLASAIGLDESHPGALALDRDNPRPAPEGVPLIPDPAVAGRDWPLQDQTVNCTSYDIENWPPTGDECTYGTATAPKTLVLVGDSHAAMFSTVFARFVREHPEWRVKMMLRNGCPFTAVAPAGLTVCSDQNERELAGILAMKPDLVVTSAMSPESYDKDLKWRWESRARTVDGYESLLRRISDAGIRSGVIRDVPRPAKNTPRCLESNPGRHANCDTAVGDAFGRDKDPLVEAAERVPRTTVVDLTPWLCVGDVCPAVIGNVVVYRDNHLTDSYVRTLYGPLTAGLGLG; this is translated from the coding sequence GTGGCCGCCTTGTCCCGCGCGGCCGTAGCGATGGGGCAGGGTGTCGCGATGGCGCTCGCGCAGGTCGAAGAGACCGTTCCGCTGAGACCGGCCCCGGCCGAGCCGCGCGTCCAGCGTCCGGATATCCAGGGGTTGCGCGCGCTGGCGGTCGGTTTGGTGATCGTCTACCACCTTCGGCCGGAATGGCTGCCTGGCGGCTTCGTCGGTGTCGACGTCTTCTTCGTCATCTCCGGCTACCTCATCATCGGCACCCTCGCCGGCGAGCTGCGCCGCACCGGCACCATCCGCCTGCGCGAGTTCTACGCTCGCCGCATCCGGCGCCTTTTGCCCGCCGCGTCGGTGGTCCTGCTGAGCACCGTGCTCGTGACCTGGCTGGTCCTGCCGATCTCACGCTGGCCCGCCATCATGAGCGATGTCCTCACGTCCGCGCTGAACGTCCAGAACTGGGCGCTGGCCGCCCAATCCGCCGACTACGCCCACGCCACCGCCGCCGCGTCACCGGTCCAGCACTTCTGGTCGCTCAGTGTCGAAGAGCAGTTCTATCTCGTCATCCCGCTGGTCCTGCTCGTCTGCGCCCGCCTGGCCCACCGTGCCGGGCCGAAGGCCGCCCGTCACGCCGTCACCGCGGTCGCCATCGTCACCGCCGCGTCGTTCGTGTTCTCCGTGGTCTACAGCGAACTCGACCACGGTCGCGCCTACTTCGTCACGCCCACCCGTATGTGGGAGCTCGGACTCGGCGGCCTCGCCGCGATGACCGTCCACCGGATCCGGCTCAAGGTTGGGGTCCGGCTGCTTGTCGGCTGGAGTGGGATGGTCGCGGTGGTGGTCAGTTCGTTCGTGCTGACCACCGCGATGGCGTTCCCTGGCTACGTCGCCCTCCTGCCGACGCTGGGCACCGTCGGCTTGTTGCTGGCCGGGGTCGTCGCCGCGGACCAGCGCGTGGCACGCCCGGAAGTCGCGCTCGTGCTGGGTCTCCAACCGCTGCGCTATGTCGGCGACATCTCCTACAGCCTGTACCTCTGGCACTGGCCCGTCATCGTGGTGGTCCTGCAGCTCGCGGGCAGCTCGGAACTGACGCGGCGGCAGGCGGTGGGTGCCTTCGTGCTCAGCCTGGCCCTGGCCATGGTGTCCAAACACGTGGTCGAAGACGCCTTCCGCGGCGGGAGGACCGCACGGCCGCCGTTCCGGCGCCGCGCGCCCCGGCTCCGCAGCGCCTACCTGCTCGGAGCGGCCTTGGTCGCCGCCACGACGGTCGTCGCGACGGTGCCATGGCAGTACGCCTCGGCGGAACTCGATCGCCTCGCGTCGGCCATCGGCCTCGATGAAAGTCACCCGGGCGCCCTCGCGCTCGACAGGGACAACCCGAGACCGGCGCCGGAGGGCGTCCCGCTGATCCCTGACCCGGCTGTGGCGGGACGGGACTGGCCGCTGCAGGACCAAACCGTCAACTGCACGTCATACGACATCGAGAACTGGCCGCCCACCGGTGACGAATGCACCTACGGCACGGCGACCGCGCCGAAGACACTCGTACTGGTCGGTGACTCGCACGCGGCGATGTTCAGTACCGTGTTCGCGCGATTCGTGCGAGAGCATCCTGAGTGGCGGGTGAAGATGATGCTGCGCAACGGCTGCCCCTTCACCGCCGTCGCACCGGCAGGCCTCACCGTCTGCTCCGACCAGAACGAACGCGAACTCGCCGGAATCCTCGCCATGAAGCCGGATCTCGTGGTGACCTCCGCGATGTCCCCCGAGTCCTATGACAAGGACCTGAAATGGCGTTGGGAGTCGCGTGCGCGGACCGTGGACGGTTACGAGTCCCTGTTGCGGCGTATCTCGGACGCCGGTATCCGGTCCGGCGTGATCCGCGACGTGCCCCGGCCCGCCAAGAACACCCCACGTTGCCTGGAAAGCAACCCCGGCAGGCACGCGAATTGCGACACGGCCGTGGGTGACGCCTTCGGCCGGGACAAGGACCCGTTGGTGGAGGCCGCCGAACGCGTGCCGCGCACGACGGTCGTCGACTTGACTCCGTGGCTGTGCGTCGGCGACGTGTGCCCGGCGGTCATCGGTAACGTCGTGGTGTACCGGGACAATCACCTCACGGACTCGTACGTGCGTACTCTCTACGGACCCCTGACCGCGGGACTCGGCCTGGGATGA